One genomic window of Candidatus Melainabacteria bacterium includes the following:
- a CDS encoding type II toxin-antitoxin system VapC family toxin, whose product MIILDTCVVAEALTPGRDPALIEWLDRQSAETLYLTATSLSELLMGVNEIADGKRKNQIRSALDLLIDRLFSSRILPFDHLAALSYCSLLNAAKSGGTDVTNAVATIAAVASVHGFVVATRDCASFESLGVQTTNPWTAG is encoded by the coding sequence GTGATTATTCTAGACACATGTGTTGTTGCAGAAGCGCTCACGCCTGGACGAGATCCGGCGCTGATCGAATGGCTCGATAGACAATCGGCCGAAACTTTGTACTTGACCGCAACAAGTCTTTCTGAATTGTTGATGGGCGTGAACGAAATAGCCGATGGCAAAAGAAAGAATCAGATTCGTTCTGCCCTTGATTTGTTGATTGATCGGCTGTTCTCATCGAGAATTTTGCCTTTCGACCATCTCGCAGCGCTCTCCTACTGTTCATTGCTGAATGCTGCGAAATCTGGAGGCACAGACGTCACGAATGCTGTTGCAACAATCGCTGCCGTCGCTAGTGTTCATGGCTTCGTAGTCGCAACGCGGGATTGCGCTTCATTCGAATCACTGGGTGTGCAGACGACCAACCCCTGGACGGCAGGTTAG